The Methylomonas montana DNA window ATGTTGCTATTGCGGACCTTGGTGGCCTGGTTTTGGCGTGAACCTTATAAAAAGCCTTTAGTGCGTTGGGGTACGCAATTGCACGACCGCTTCATGTTGCCGTATTTTGTCGCCAGCGATATTTACGATGTCGCTCGAGATTTGCAAAATGCCGGTTACGAGTTCAAGGCGGAGTGGATTGCGCCGTTTTTGGAGTTTCGGTTTCCGAGGATAGGTAGCTTGCGGGTCGACGATTTGCAGCTGGATTTGTATCAGGCTATCGAACCTTGGCATGTGCTGGGCGAGGAAATTACCAGCGGCGGTACTGCCCGCTATGTTGACTCATCGGTGGAGCGTTTGCAGGTCACACTTAACGGCGCGATGGGCGAACGCTACGCGCTGACGTGTAATGGTCGTCGAGTGCCGTTACATGCCACTGGCAAGCAAGGGGAAATGGTCGCTGGGATTCGTTACCGGGCTTGGAATCCACCGTCGGCGTTACACCCCACTATCGGTGTGCAGGCGCCGCTGGTGTTTGATCTGGTGGATACCTGGAATGGCCGTGCTATTGGCGGTTGCATTTATCACGTCAGTCATCCGGGGGGGCGTAATTACGATACCTTACCGGTCAATGCTTATGAAGCCGAAGGCCGGCGAGTCAGCCGCTTTTGGCAACACGGCCACACGCCGACCGAGACCCTGTTGGAATTGCCGTCTGAGCAACTGAATAAAGACTATCCGTTTACGCTGGATTTGCGCTGGAATGCATGATGATTCGATGCGGAAAGTCAAAAAATAAGGGATGATCGAGTGTCGAATTTTTTTACAAAATAGCTTGAAAATTAATCGATTTGTTATACCATCGTTATCAAGGTGCGGGATGAAGTAGCGTTAGCTATTTGAACTTGCGAGGGATATTTTTATAAAAAAGGTGCCTCTTGATTCGACAGAAACTTTCGTTTGACAGTTGTTTTGAGGTTTTTCTAGCCGATACGCCTGAAAGCAAAGAAATCCACTATAGGCTCAGATACCAAGTTTATTGCGATGAAATGGGCTTTGAGGACAAGGAACGGTTTCCGGATAGGCAGGAGACCGATGAATGGGACAACGACGCCGTTCATTTTTTGGTGCGTCATAAATTCACGGGGCAGTGGCTGGGTGCGTTAAGATTGGTTCGGCATAAAGATTACGGCTTTCCTTTCCAGGAAAGATGTAATTTGCACGAAAAGCCATCTCGTACTAGCTATAAGCATGCCATCGAAATTTCCAGGTTGTGTGTTCTCAAAGAAGCTAGGCGATATAAGCCAAGGGCTTATGGCGTTGACGAGGGAAATCGCAATGTCAGTTTTCTTCATGATCATCGAAATTTGAATCGCAGTATTATGTGGGGGCTTTACCGGGCTGCGGTAGTCTATTCGGCGCAAAATAATATTGCGCATTGGTATATTTTGGTGACGCCCGCGTTGGCTTATTTTGTCAACAAGGAGGGGTTCGAGATGCGGCAAATAGGCCATCCCTGCAATCATCGCGGGCAGCGGACTCCCTATCGATTGAATGTTAGCCGGATTCTGGAAAATCCATTATGGCAGCAGGATTATAGAAACGATTACCGCTTGTACTCCGAGTTGATGGACGCGCTTCCGGCCAGATTCGGGTCGCGTCAACTAAGACAGATTGGTGTTATTTCATTTGTGTCAAGGATGTGATTTGACAAGCCACAAGAGGAGTGTTGGTCCGGTCCGCGGCCATCCTCAGTCCTCTATATGGTGACGGATCATGGCTTGCAATCCATATTTCTCAAATAAGCCATACAAAGTCGGTCGAGTAACTCCCAATAATTTGGCCGCTTCGGATATATTGTTATCCGCATAGACCAATGCGCGTTTGATCGCAATGGTCTCGGCGGCTTCCCGTACCGCTTTTAGATTGAGCGGCATAGAATTATCGTGGTCGGTTTGGATCTCTAATTCTTCGGAGGTAACGAAATTGCTGTCGGACAAGATCACCGCGCGTTTAATTTTGTTCTCCATCTCACGGATGTTTCCCGGCCAACTATAGGCTTCCATGGCGTGAGCGGCGTCGTGGGAAAAATGTTTTTCCTTGCTGTGGTTTTCCCGGCAGTAGCGTTGCAGCAATACGTTGGCTATCGTGATGATGTCGCCTTCGCGTTCACGTAAAGGCGGGATGTCTACCACGATTTCGCTGAGCCGGTAATACAAATCGCCTCGGAAATTGCCTTGTTTGATAAGGTCCGGAAGATGGCGGTGTGTCGCACAAATGATACGGACATCGACTGGAATTTCCTTTCGGCCTCCCAGACGTTCGATGACTCGTTCCTGAATGAAGCGGAGAAGTTTGGCTTGCAGCGCGAAAGGTAGATCGCCGATCTCATCAAGAAAGAAGGTGCCGCCTTGAGCATATTCGATTTTACCTTTGGTTTGGGCGACCGCACCGGTAAAAGCGCCTTTTTCGTAACCGAATAATTCACTTTCCAACAACGTTTCCGGGATGGCTGCGCAATTGACGGCAACAAAAGGCTGATTCGCCCGCGAGCTTAAGCGGTGTAAGGCTTTTGCCAATAGCTCTTTGCCGGTTCCGCTTTCGCCGATCAGCAACACAGTGGCTTGAGTAGGGGCAATTTTTTCGACCATGCGCATGACTGCCTGCATTTGCGGGCTGGTGGCAATAATGCCGGTCAAGGGTTTTTGCTGTTGTAAGGTGTGGTAGTCGCGTTCTAACGCGTCGAGCTGGAACGCTCTTTCGATGATCAAACCCAGTACGTCGGGGTCGACAGGCTTTTGGTAAAAGTCGTATGCACCCAAAGCAACGGCATGAATGGCATTGGCGCGGTCGTCATTGCCAGTCACCACGATGATCTTGGTGGATGGGGCCAGCGCGAGAATTTCCTTCAGTGCGGCCAAGCCTTCGCTGGCATTGGTAGGATCTGGCGGGAGGCCAAGATCCAGTGTCACTACGCTGGGGGTATGGCGTCGAATAGCGGCTATTGCTTCGCTTCTATTGTTGGCGATAACAACCTCGTATTTTTCGAAGCTCCACTTGAGTTGCTTTTGTAAACCAGGATCGTCTTCAACGATCAACAGTAATTTAGAATTGGTCATTTTGCCCTAACTTATAGAAGCTTGTTTGCTAATGGTAACTGAATCATGAAGGTTGTGCCTTGGCCTGTTTGGCTGTCGACACGAATATGGCCGGCTTGCTTGAGAATATAGTCCCGAGCTTCATAAGCGCCAATGCCCATGCCGGCATTGCCTTTTGTGGTGTCAAATGGCTTGAATAAGCGTTCGGCGATAAATTGTTGATCCATGCCGGTGCCGTTATCGATGATTTTGATCACAGCATAGTCATGGTTTTTTGTTAATTCAAGCTTAACCCAACCCTCTTTACCGGTTGTGGCATCTTGGGCGTTTTGCAGTAAATTTGTCAGAATATTGCTGAGCTTGATTTTGTCCGCTGTAATCACGCAGTCATCAATATCGATGGTTAATTGTATGGCTGGCGTGCCAATATGTTGTTGGGCAATATCGCTAACCAACTCCACTAGGTTGACGAAAGTGGTGGCTCTGGCGTTAGTTTCGCCCTGTTTTAATTGGTCGACGATGTGGTGCATTTTTTTGACGACGTTATTGAGCGTGTCGATGGTATCGTCGAAGAAATCGGGATTATGCTTATGTTTTTCGGCATTTCTAACAATCAACGAAATTTGGGCAACCAGGTTTTTCAAATCGTGCACCAGATAGGCCGATAGGCGATGGTAGGTTTCAAATTGGCGATTGTTGGCAAGCTCTTCACTGGCTTTGTTGAGCGCAAGTGCGTTGGCAAGTTGCATGCCGACTGTTTTTAATAGGTCGTGATCTTCCCAATCAAGTTTTCTGGGGACTCTAGCTTGGGTGAGCACGACGAAAGCTTCGAGTCGATTCAGGTGAAATAGGGGTACAATTAGCCAAACCTGACTATCTTCATAGCACCAGGGAGACAAATCTATGTCGTCGTAAACTTCGGGGGCATGAGCAAGTTCAAAAAAATCGATTACCCATTGCTTGTTCGCTAGATAGAGAGGTAGTTCGTCTATGTTGCGCAAGTACTCGATTTCTTGAGGCGTTAGTTTCAGATTTTGCTCGGCGGCTAAAAAAAAATGACCTTGATCATTTTTTAACCATAAACCTCCGCCTGCACTTTCGACAAGTTCGGTTAACGTGGTGATTATGAATCCCTTTAATTCCTCCAAGGATTCAAGTTTAGCAAGGGCTTTGCTGATTTTTAGCCACTCTTCGCGATAATCGTAACTGTAGTGGAAAAAATGTTTGCTGAAGTAGACCTTGATTAATGCTCTGATTTTGCCGGAAGTGAAAGGGGTAATAAGCAGGAGAATGGCGAGGAAAATAAATAGTGTCTGAGCGGCTTCGCCCCATTCAGCATTTGCATTTTTGATATAAAAACCGGCGAAAGACATCAGAATTAAGTAGATGCCGCAGCCAAACAAAATGGTTGTATAAAAAATAGTTTTGCGGGGTGTTGTCAGTTCTGCATTGTCGCTGTTAAGCTTCAAGCGGCTTGATGTAATTGCTAGAAACGGGGTCATCAGTGCGTTGATTACGCCGCGTGACTGCCATAGAGCGAAATCTAATGTATTAAATAGTAGCGATTTACTATAAACCAGTAAATCTACAGCAAATAGGGTGCCAAGGCTTATGCAAAGGAACTTTAGGTTCCAGCGTTGCTTCAAAGGGGTGCTGCGATAGAGTTGTTCAACTAAAATAAGCCCGAAAACCGCAAATATGACGTGAGAAGCAAAGCGTGGGTCAACGTCCAGTGTGTCTCTAATCAAAGCTAGAGAGTTTGGAAAAGTTTCTATAATAAGTACCGAGGCTATAAATAGAATGGCGATAACGCTGATTTTGGATTTAAATATCTGCTTGTAGTTGTTATGTCGTTGTTTGGATAGTAGCGCGCTGACTTGAAAAAACCATGCAGCATTGCGGATGGTCTCGTACGTGAGAGTGTCGGCAAAGAAAAAATGGCTGTTTTTCGTTGCGATTATCACGCTTGCTGACCATATCAGTGAGCAAAAAACTGCTACGATGAATGGGAAGTGACGGTTTTTCTTAATACAAGCAAATAACAATAAAAGGCTATAAGCAACAGTGGCACTTAAGTAGCTGAAATATATGTAGCTTTCCATGTTGTATTGATTTGTTTACGGAGTTAATAAGGTTGCTTCATATTATAACGACCATAAACACGGTAGGCCGACTGCTTTATTTTGTAAATTTGGGCGGACATGAAACATCTATTTAGTGATTTGTTAGCTAATACACCGTTCACCGAAGGTGTCAGTTGGAAACGATATCGAGTGAGTGCGGGTGAGACGATTGTGCAAAAAGGTGATGAAGGGAAGACTTTGTTTTTCCTTGAAGAGGGAGTGGTTAGAGTGTTAGGAGGGGCAGAGTTGGATGGTCATCGCCGTATAAGCCCGGGCTTGTGCGATTTGGAGGCGGGTGCTATTTTTGGGGACGTCTGCTTATATGAGGCGAAGGAAAGAACTGCCTCGGTTGTTTCGTTGACTGATGTTTGTTTGCTGGAAGTTCGCAGCGATATGCTAAGTGTCTATTTGGATGATCATCCCGTGCAGGGATATCTTTTTTTGAAGGCGCTGTTTCAAGCTATGTCGAACCGGCTAGGGCTCGCAAACGATCGTATCGAACATTTGTTGGCGTGGGGGATTAAGGCTCATGATATCGACAAGTACTTATAGATAAACATGTCTTTGAGAGAGAAAAACAATGGATGCTGTGCATAAGCCATCGTTGACGGAAAGTTTCAGTCACTATTTTAAGGTGGATATTGCCGAGAGTGCTGCTCAAAAGGAACAGGTCTTTCAGATCAGATATCGGGTTTATTGTGAGGAGTTCAAATATGAGTCCGTCGAGCATTTTTCTGATCAGCGTGAGATTGATGATTACGATGAATACTCACGGCATTGTTTGATAACACATCGTCAAACGGGGATGCCGGCCGGCTGTGTAAGGTTGGTGCCGGCCATTGGTGTCAGGGAAAAAAAGCCATTACCTTTGGAAAAATATTGTAGAGAGAGTCTTGATCAGCAATTAATAGACAATTTGATGCTTGAGAGGAGCTCCGTATGCGAAATATCTCGATTGGCGGTTGACGGTGCATTTCGCCGACGAACTGGCGAGACTTTGACACGCTTTGGTGAAATTAATGGCTTACAATTCTCGCCCCAGGAGCAAAGGACTTTTTCGTCGATTGCTGTTGCCTGTTTTTTTGCGGCGACAGTGCTGACCGAATTAGATAGCCGTACCAATGTGTTTGCGATGATGGAGCCTTTTCTGCCGAGAATGATGCATAGATCGGGGATCGATTTTCAGCGAGTCGGTAAAGATATTGATTATCATGGAATACGAGCACCCTATTTTATTACCACGCAAGCAGTTTTAGATAGTATGCATCCTGATTTGCGTGAGTTATACCAGTGGATTAAAGAAAGCATTGTTAAATAGTTTAACTTCTAATTGGTATGTGTTTTTAGTTTTTGTGGCTTTTAAGTGCTAAATAAATATGTTTTTGGAGTGTGATGAGTGTTAATGCGGCAGACTAAGACAAATCGAAATAAAATAGCAAGCATTGCGTGTGGTGTGGTGTTATTAATAGGTTGTAATTCTCCTGAAGACGCGGCTCTGGATCATTTTCAGAAAGGTAAGGAGTTGTTTGAAAAAGGCGAGTTTGATAGAGCTTTTCTTGAATTAAAGTCGTCCAATCAGGATGATGATAAGCGTGGTGAGACTTATTACTACATGGCTTTATTAGATGAGAAGGCTAATAATATTAAGTCGATGCGACAAAATTTAATTAGGGCCTTAGAGCTGGAGCCGAATTTAATAGATGCTAGAATAAAGCTGGGGAAAATAGATATTCTTTTTGGTGATTTTGAAAAAGCCTTAGATCAGGCCGAAGCTGTCTTGAAGGCTGATTCGAGCAGCGTGGATGCGCAGCTGCTTAAAGCGTCTGTGTATATTAGACAAGCAAAGAAAGATCAGGCGGACGAAATAGTTAATGGGGTTTTAAAGGTCAATCCGGATAATATTGATGCGTTAGCAATAAGTGCGGCGATATATTATGAGAGGGACGATAAATCCAAGGCATTAGCTTTAGTGGAAAAAATTATAGAAAAAGATAATAAGAATTTGCCGGCTCGGTTGTTTAAAATTAGGATAAATGCGGCACAAAACAACATTGACAGCGTGGTAGAGGGCTACAAAGAACTTATAGAGCTATATCCGGATAATAGTAATTTTAAGTTGAGTTTGGCTTCGATTTATTCTATGACTAATAAGCTGGATTTGGCAGAGGCTTTATTGCGAGAAAGAGTCGATAAAGAAAAGGATAATGTTGAGTCTTTAATTGTATTGCTTGAGTTTTTAAACGCTAAGGCTAAAGATCGTGTAATTAGCGAATATGAGAGCATGCTTGGTCACTATCAAAAACAAGCCAATTTATTGTTGGAATTGTCAAAATGGATGGTGGCCTCTGCGTATCCGGAAGTGGCAAAAAAAGGTTTACAGCAGGTTGTCGAATTAGAAAAAAATAGCGATACCGGCTTAGCGGCGCAAACTATACTTGCGGAGATGGCATTAGCTAACAAACAATACGATACGGTCGAGAGTGCGTTAGGAAGTATTCTTGGTGCAAACTCTGAGTTCATTCAGGCAAATCTGCTTAAAGCGCGCTTGCTATTAGTGCAAAATAAAACAGATGAGGCAATTGAGTTACTTAATAAGCTTATTTGGAGCAAGAAGAGTGCAGACGATGTTTATTCGTTACTTGGGCAGGCGTATCTGGTAAAGAAAGATCGTAAATTGGCCGATAAGAACTTTAAACAAGCATTGGAAGCAAACCCTGCCAATATGGGCGCTTTCATTCAGGTTTACGGCAGTTATTTGCAAGCCGGTCAAAGAGAAACTGCACGACAATATTTGGAAAAGGCACTGGCGGTAAAGCCGAATCAAACTTTATTTCTTATCAATAAGGCCGAGTTAGATATTCTAGAGAAAAAATGGGACGATGCCCAAAATGTTGTGCAGCGTGTAGCGTTATTTTCAAAAGACAAAGCTGTACCTTTATATTTGCAGGCTAATGTTTTTCAAGGCAAGAAAAAATATGTGGAAGCCATTGCTTTGTACGACAAAGTGCTTCAGGATTTTCCTGGGCATTTAAATTCGATGATTAATTTAGCGAGGAGTTATGAGGCGCTTGGAGGGCGTAATAAAGCGGTTGTATATCTAGAGGCTCATCATAATAAGCATCCCGATGATTTATCTATCGTTGGAGTTTTGACGGATCTTTATTTGGCTGATAAAGATTATGGTAAAGCAAAAAAAATATTGACTGATCATATTAAGCGTTTGCCAAAATCAGTTGCAGCGTATCTTGCTTTGGCTAGGATTGAAGCTATCGTAAACAATAATATGTTGGCAGCGAAAAACGTCTATTTGGAAGGGTTGAAAGTCAATCAGGATGATCCGCAAATATTGATGGCTTTAGCTGGTTTATATGAGAAAATTAATGACAAGGACAGTGCTAGAAAACTCTATGAAAATTTACTTGCCAAGTCTCCTGATAACAATTTGGCTAATAATAATTTAGCCTCTTTATTGATAGATTCTAATAATGCTGAAGATATCAATAAAGGGTTGCAGTTGGTGGAGAAGTTTAAAGACTCAGAGAATGCTTATTTTCAAGATACCTATGCTTGGGGTTTGGTTAAAGCAGGTAACGCTCCTGAGGGGCTAAAATTGCTAGAGTCTTTAGTTCTTAAGGAGCCTAAGTTGCCAGAGTTTAGATATCATTTAGGTATTGCTCATTACAATAGCGGTAATAAGGCAACAGCAATATCAGAGTTGAAACAGGCTATTGCTTTGTCAGAAAAGCAGAAGCGGGATTTTTCCGGTAAAGATGATGCAAAGAAAAAGCTACAAGAAATAGATCATTCTGCAAATAAATGAGTGGATTTTATATAATATGATTATATTAATAATGAATAGATTATTTTGTCGATGGATGTTAATTATAGGTTTGTTAGGATTGTTTGGCTGTTCACAACCTTTGTTGGAGGACGTGCAGCAAGCTTCAGATTACACTTATCAAATAGGCCCGGGGGATAGTGTAAATATATTTGTATGGGGAAATCCAGAATTATCCACTTCTGCCACTGTCAGGCCTGATGGCAAGATAACAGTACCTCTGGTGGAAGAATTGTTAGCAAGTGGCAAGACACCTTTTGAATTGGCTCGTGATATTGAAAAGGTCTTAGCAACCTATGTCAAAAGTCCTCAAGTAGTTGTTATGGTTGGTGGCTTTAAGGGAGTTAGCACTCAGCAAATTAAGGTTATCGGCAGAATTGGTGGCGGTAGTAGTGGGGGTTCGGCTGGCGGTGGCGGTGGCGGTGGCGGTGGCGGCGTTGGACGTTATCAGGGCCAGTCAATTCCCTACGAGAGAGGGATGACTCTTCTCGATGTCATTATAAAGATTGGTCTAAATCAGTATGCTGATGGCAACAGAGCTAGTGTTATCCGGAATGTTAGTGGTGACCTGAAGTCGTTTGGTGTCAGGATCGATGATTTAATTGACAATGTCGATTTATCCGCGAACGTTTTAATGATGCCCGGCGATATTTTGATTATCCCTGATGCTTATTTCTAGAGATTTACAGAAATTATTATGTGGGTTATGTGTTGAGCGGCATTTTTGCCAAATTTAGAATAGAACCGATGGTCTGTTAATATGCAGCAAGATCTTTCCGAAGTTTATTTTTACGTAAAAGGAACTCTAAAATATAAGCGCCTAGCGATTGTTTTCGCCTTAGTTGTTTGTGTGGGGGCGTGGTCTTATATTTTTTTGATGCCTGATAAGTTCGAGTCAAGAGCAAAAGTTCATATAGATTCAGCTACGGTCATCAGGCCTTTAATGAGAGGTATGGTTGTCGAACCAGACGTATCGGCGCTGATTAGAATTATTCAGCAACTGATGTTTACTCGACCTAACTTGGAAAAAATTGTCGAATTATCACTGCTAAGTCGGTCGCAAGAAGGCGCGGTTGCCAAAACGGAATTAATCGAAAATTTGAAGAGAGATATTACGATTGCCGGAGGGCGAGGTGATATATTCGATATTGCATTTACCTCTCAAGATCCTGAGACTGCTAAAAGCGTAGTGCAGGCTGTCCTAACTGTTTTTTCCGAACAAGCCGAAGGAAAGGCATTAGCGGATGCCAGCGATGCGCAGCGATTTATTGAGCAGCAAATACGTGATTACGAAATAAGATTGCAAGATGCTGAAAAAGCAAAAGAAGAATTTAAAAGAACAAATATGGATTTGCTAAATGGATCTGATCAATTCCAAAGTCTACAGCAAATGAAAGAACAATATCAAGATGCCAATACGGCTCTTCAGCAAGCCATTTCGAGGCGGGATGTATTAGCTGAGCAAGTCTCTGAAATTCAGGAATCGGATGAAGATTGGGGGATAACTGTATCGACACAGAATTTGTCGACTGACAATGCCAGGATAGAATCGTTAAAAGATAAACGTACCGAACTTTTACTTAAATATACTGAACGTCATCCGGAAATTATTGAAATAGATAAACTGATTGATACGCTAAAAAAACAAGAGGATCTAGCTAAAAGCGACAAGGCTGAAGCAAAGGATGAGTCGGAAACCACTATTGGTGCGGAAAAAATGACTAATCCGTATGTACAGGCGTTAAAAATGGGATTTGATAACGCTCAGGCTGAAGTTGCATCTAGCCAGACTCTGGTTGAGTCAATTCGTAACAGGATAAGCAAGCTTGAAGAGGGCTTGAACGAAAGGTTGACTATCGAAACAGAGATGAAAAATTTGAATAGGGATTATGAAACGATCAGTGGCAAATATGCAGAGTTATTAGATAGGCGTGAGCAAGCGCACATCACCGAGCGGGTGGACGATCAGACGTCTAGGCTTAAGTTTAAAGTTGCAGATCCGCCCAGTAAACCCGATAAGCCGAGTTTTCCGAATAGAAAACTATTTTATTCATTGGCTTTGTTGGCGAGCGTTTTAGCCGGTTTAGGTGTGGCTTTTTTGGTTTATTTTATACGACCTGTATTTATGTCTGCTAGGCAAGTAAGGTTAGTGACAGGGCTT harbors:
- a CDS encoding PEP-CTERM/exosortase system-associated acyltransferase — translated: MIRQKLSFDSCFEVFLADTPESKEIHYRLRYQVYCDEMGFEDKERFPDRQETDEWDNDAVHFLVRHKFTGQWLGALRLVRHKDYGFPFQERCNLHEKPSRTSYKHAIEISRLCVLKEARRYKPRAYGVDEGNRNVSFLHDHRNLNRSIMWGLYRAAVVYSAQNNIAHWYILVTPALAYFVNKEGFEMRQIGHPCNHRGQRTPYRLNVSRILENPLWQQDYRNDYRLYSELMDALPARFGSRQLRQIGVISFVSRM
- the prsR gene encoding PEP-CTERM-box response regulator transcription factor; the protein is MTNSKLLLIVEDDPGLQKQLKWSFEKYEVVIANNRSEAIAAIRRHTPSVVTLDLGLPPDPTNASEGLAALKEILALAPSTKIIVVTGNDDRANAIHAVALGAYDFYQKPVDPDVLGLIIERAFQLDALERDYHTLQQQKPLTGIIATSPQMQAVMRMVEKIAPTQATVLLIGESGTGKELLAKALHRLSSRANQPFVAVNCAAIPETLLESELFGYEKGAFTGAVAQTKGKIEYAQGGTFFLDEIGDLPFALQAKLLRFIQERVIERLGGRKEIPVDVRIICATHRHLPDLIKQGNFRGDLYYRLSEIVVDIPPLREREGDIITIANVLLQRYCRENHSKEKHFSHDAAHAMEAYSWPGNIREMENKIKRAVILSDSNFVTSEELEIQTDHDNSMPLNLKAVREAAETIAIKRALVYADNNISEAAKLLGVTRPTLYGLFEKYGLQAMIRHHIED
- the prsK gene encoding XrtA/PEP-CTERM system histidine kinase PrsK, translating into MESYIYFSYLSATVAYSLLLLFACIKKNRHFPFIVAVFCSLIWSASVIIATKNSHFFFADTLTYETIRNAAWFFQVSALLSKQRHNNYKQIFKSKISVIAILFIASVLIIETFPNSLALIRDTLDVDPRFASHVIFAVFGLILVEQLYRSTPLKQRWNLKFLCISLGTLFAVDLLVYSKSLLFNTLDFALWQSRGVINALMTPFLAITSSRLKLNSDNAELTTPRKTIFYTTILFGCGIYLILMSFAGFYIKNANAEWGEAAQTLFIFLAILLLITPFTSGKIRALIKVYFSKHFFHYSYDYREEWLKISKALAKLESLEELKGFIITTLTELVESAGGGLWLKNDQGHFFLAAEQNLKLTPQEIEYLRNIDELPLYLANKQWVIDFFELAHAPEVYDDIDLSPWCYEDSQVWLIVPLFHLNRLEAFVVLTQARVPRKLDWEDHDLLKTVGMQLANALALNKASEELANNRQFETYHRLSAYLVHDLKNLVAQISLIVRNAEKHKHNPDFFDDTIDTLNNVVKKMHHIVDQLKQGETNARATTFVNLVELVSDIAQQHIGTPAIQLTIDIDDCVITADKIKLSNILTNLLQNAQDATTGKEGWVKLELTKNHDYAVIKIIDNGTGMDQQFIAERLFKPFDTTKGNAGMGIGAYEARDYILKQAGHIRVDSQTGQGTTFMIQLPLANKLL
- a CDS encoding Crp/Fnr family transcriptional regulator: MKHLFSDLLANTPFTEGVSWKRYRVSAGETIVQKGDEGKTLFFLEEGVVRVLGGAELDGHRRISPGLCDLEAGAIFGDVCLYEAKERTASVVSLTDVCLLEVRSDMLSVYLDDHPVQGYLFLKALFQAMSNRLGLANDRIEHLLAWGIKAHDIDKYL
- a CDS encoding PEP-CTERM/exosortase system-associated acyltransferase — encoded protein: MDAVHKPSLTESFSHYFKVDIAESAAQKEQVFQIRYRVYCEEFKYESVEHFSDQREIDDYDEYSRHCLITHRQTGMPAGCVRLVPAIGVREKKPLPLEKYCRESLDQQLIDNLMLERSSVCEISRLAVDGAFRRRTGETLTRFGEINGLQFSPQEQRTFSSIAVACFFAATVLTELDSRTNVFAMMEPFLPRMMHRSGIDFQRVGKDIDYHGIRAPYFITTQAVLDSMHPDLRELYQWIKESIVK
- a CDS encoding tetratricopeptide repeat protein — translated: MRQTKTNRNKIASIACGVVLLIGCNSPEDAALDHFQKGKELFEKGEFDRAFLELKSSNQDDDKRGETYYYMALLDEKANNIKSMRQNLIRALELEPNLIDARIKLGKIDILFGDFEKALDQAEAVLKADSSSVDAQLLKASVYIRQAKKDQADEIVNGVLKVNPDNIDALAISAAIYYERDDKSKALALVEKIIEKDNKNLPARLFKIRINAAQNNIDSVVEGYKELIELYPDNSNFKLSLASIYSMTNKLDLAEALLRERVDKEKDNVESLIVLLEFLNAKAKDRVISEYESMLGHYQKQANLLLELSKWMVASAYPEVAKKGLQQVVELEKNSDTGLAAQTILAEMALANKQYDTVESALGSILGANSEFIQANLLKARLLLVQNKTDEAIELLNKLIWSKKSADDVYSLLGQAYLVKKDRKLADKNFKQALEANPANMGAFIQVYGSYLQAGQRETARQYLEKALAVKPNQTLFLINKAELDILEKKWDDAQNVVQRVALFSKDKAVPLYLQANVFQGKKKYVEAIALYDKVLQDFPGHLNSMINLARSYEALGGRNKAVVYLEAHHNKHPDDLSIVGVLTDLYLADKDYGKAKKILTDHIKRLPKSVAAYLALARIEAIVNNNMLAAKNVYLEGLKVNQDDPQILMALAGLYEKINDKDSARKLYENLLAKSPDNNLANNNLASLLIDSNNAEDINKGLQLVEKFKDSENAYFQDTYAWGLVKAGNAPEGLKLLESLVLKEPKLPEFRYHLGIAHYNSGNKATAISELKQAIALSEKQKRDFSGKDDAKKKLQEIDHSANK
- a CDS encoding polysaccharide biosynthesis/export family protein; protein product: MNRLFCRWMLIIGLLGLFGCSQPLLEDVQQASDYTYQIGPGDSVNIFVWGNPELSTSATVRPDGKITVPLVEELLASGKTPFELARDIEKVLATYVKSPQVVVMVGGFKGVSTQQIKVIGRIGGGSSGGSAGGGGGGGGGGVGRYQGQSIPYERGMTLLDVIIKIGLNQYADGNRASVIRNVSGDLKSFGVRIDDLIDNVDLSANVLMMPGDILIIPDAYF
- a CDS encoding XrtA system polysaccharide chain length determinant, whose product is MQQDLSEVYFYVKGTLKYKRLAIVFALVVCVGAWSYIFLMPDKFESRAKVHIDSATVIRPLMRGMVVEPDVSALIRIIQQLMFTRPNLEKIVELSLLSRSQEGAVAKTELIENLKRDITIAGGRGDIFDIAFTSQDPETAKSVVQAVLTVFSEQAEGKALADASDAQRFIEQQIRDYEIRLQDAEKAKEEFKRTNMDLLNGSDQFQSLQQMKEQYQDANTALQQAISRRDVLAEQVSEIQESDEDWGITVSTQNLSTDNARIESLKDKRTELLLKYTERHPEIIEIDKLIDTLKKQEDLAKSDKAEAKDESETTIGAEKMTNPYVQALKMGFDNAQAEVASSQTLVESIRNRISKLEEGLNERLTIETEMKNLNRDYETISGKYAELLDRREQAHITERVDDQTSRLKFKVADPPSKPDKPSFPNRKLFYSLALLASVLAGLGVAFLVYFIRPVFMSARQVRLVTGLPSLGSVSLTSQGINQINNIDWLLVWTFLVLMSSYIGVMVFEILK